One genomic window of Leptotrichia shahii includes the following:
- a CDS encoding DEAD/DEAH box helicase family protein: MSILAKKSEPNNLINTEEKNNNFLEITEYKENLEFEVLETFSEKISDFIGKNDYQKVIEFTEKQLYLLNQSFTDKSEKIKIQNTDFHFELPLKRKNSDIIGNINELIINEKVKFRNFFIYLKQELLNCKKFYFIVSFVKYSGIQLLISTLDELEKQGIQGEIITSVYLNITDSKALRKLLSYENIKVKIYNNSSESFHTKAYLFEKEKYHSVIIGSSNISQSALYSAEEWNVKLTDSSFFNIYKKSLNQFEKLWHSNEAIELTEDFIDEYEKYKKSINVQNTFDYRKTKIKQENEFVPNSMQKRVLQKLRETRINGNKKGLVISATGTGKTYLAAMDIKQFFEINSNTENKLFEINESKISNIKFLFIAHREELLENAMNVFSRILTIDKNEFGRIYSGLKEIDKSMIFASIQSLRNCYNEFNPDFFDYVIVDEFHHSMSDSYLKTLSYFNPKFLLGLTATPKRMDGKDILSLCDYNVVDEIGIKEALEEDLIVPFHYFGVNDYAVNYDNIPYKNGKYNEKVLLENLLLNTRTDYIVEKINKFGFDGDKLSAVAFCQNIEHAFFMKKEFTNKGYKSAVITANTSSNERSEILDKFKNKKIEILCVVDILNEGIDIPTINLLLFLRPTMSSTIFIQQIGRGLRKAENKDFVTIIDFIGNHKKDYLLINYFSNEVDNKDTLFTKKGKIINEIKNQFSNIPKSCYVELDRVCQNRIIEKIEKINFSSKNILKELYLDYKQEIGKSENEILKISDFDTDVELFQELSLKLGSFYNAQLQFENPEILKQNKISLNSEEIEFLAYLEKKLTLVEPFTYLIAKYLINNNFINSEIIINEYKNYFNIKDDFQKNM; the protein is encoded by the coding sequence ATGAGTATTTTAGCAAAAAAATCTGAGCCAAATAATTTAATAAATACAGAAGAAAAAAATAATAATTTTTTAGAAATAACCGAATACAAAGAAAATTTGGAATTTGAAGTTCTAGAAACTTTTTCAGAAAAAATTTCTGATTTTATTGGGAAAAATGATTATCAAAAAGTTATTGAATTTACTGAAAAACAGTTGTATTTATTAAATCAGTCATTTACAGATAAATCAGAAAAAATAAAAATTCAAAATACTGATTTTCACTTTGAGTTACCGCTAAAACGAAAAAATAGCGATATAATCGGAAACATAAATGAATTAATTATAAACGAAAAAGTAAAGTTTCGTAATTTTTTTATTTATTTAAAACAGGAATTATTAAACTGTAAAAAATTCTATTTTATAGTAAGTTTTGTAAAATACTCAGGCATCCAGCTATTAATAAGCACTTTGGATGAACTTGAAAAACAAGGTATTCAAGGTGAAATTATAACTTCTGTTTATCTGAATATTACGGATTCAAAGGCGTTAAGAAAACTTTTGTCGTATGAAAATATAAAAGTAAAGATTTACAATAATTCAAGCGAGAGTTTTCACACAAAAGCATATTTGTTTGAAAAGGAAAAATATCATAGTGTTATAATCGGCTCGTCTAATATTAGCCAAAGTGCTTTGTATTCGGCAGAAGAATGGAATGTGAAACTGACAGACAGCAGTTTTTTTAATATTTATAAAAAATCATTAAATCAATTTGAGAAATTGTGGCACAGCAATGAAGCAATAGAATTAACAGAAGATTTTATTGATGAATATGAAAAATACAAAAAATCTATAAATGTACAAAATACTTTTGATTATAGAAAAACTAAAATTAAACAGGAAAATGAATTTGTACCAAACAGCATGCAAAAAAGAGTTTTGCAAAAATTAAGAGAAACTAGAATAAACGGAAATAAAAAGGGTCTTGTAATCTCTGCAACTGGTACAGGGAAAACCTATCTTGCCGCAATGGATATAAAACAATTTTTTGAAATTAATTCTAATACTGAAAATAAATTATTTGAAATAAATGAATCAAAAATTTCAAACATAAAATTTTTATTCATTGCTCATCGTGAAGAATTACTAGAAAATGCAATGAATGTTTTTTCAAGAATTCTTACAATTGATAAAAATGAATTTGGTAGAATCTACAGTGGTTTAAAAGAAATTGATAAAAGTATGATTTTTGCTTCAATTCAATCATTGAGAAATTGTTACAATGAATTTAATCCTGATTTTTTTGATTACGTTATCGTTGATGAATTTCATCACTCAATGTCAGACAGTTATTTAAAGACGTTATCATATTTTAATCCAAAATTTCTATTAGGATTAACAGCAACTCCAAAACGTATGGACGGCAAAGACATTCTATCACTTTGTGATTATAACGTAGTAGATGAAATTGGAATAAAGGAGGCTTTAGAAGAAGACTTGATTGTTCCTTTTCATTATTTTGGAGTAAATGATTATGCAGTTAATTATGATAATATTCCTTATAAAAATGGAAAATATAATGAAAAAGTGTTATTAGAAAATTTATTACTGAACACACGTACCGATTATATTGTTGAAAAAATAAATAAGTTTGGTTTTGATGGCGATAAATTAAGTGCTGTCGCATTTTGCCAAAATATAGAGCATGCTTTTTTCATGAAAAAAGAATTTACAAACAAAGGCTATAAATCCGCTGTAATCACAGCAAATACAAGTTCAAACGAAAGATCAGAAATTTTAGACAAATTTAAAAACAAAAAAATTGAAATTTTATGTGTAGTAGATATTTTAAATGAAGGAATTGACATTCCGACAATTAATTTACTGCTATTTTTACGTCCTACAATGTCCTCAACGATTTTTATACAGCAAATTGGAAGAGGATTAAGAAAGGCTGAAAATAAGGATTTTGTTACAATTATTGATTTTATCGGAAATCACAAGAAAGATTATTTGTTAATAAATTATTTTTCAAATGAAGTTGATAATAAAGATACTTTATTCACAAAAAAAGGGAAAATAATAAACGAAATAAAAAATCAATTTTCAAATATCCCAAAATCTTGCTATGTGGAACTTGATCGAGTTTGCCAAAATCGTATTATTGAAAAAATCGAAAAAATTAACTTTAGTTCTAAAAATATTTTAAAAGAATTATATTTGGATTATAAACAGGAAATTGGCAAATCTGAAAATGAAATTTTAAAAATAAGTGACTTTGATACAGATGTCGAATTATTTCAAGAATTGTCCTTAAAATTAGGTTCATTTTATAATGCACAATTACAATTTGAAAATCCTGAAATTTTAAAGCAGAATAAAATATCTTTAAATTCAGAAGAAATTGAATTTTTGGCATATTTAGAAAAAAAATTAACTCTCGTAGAACCATTTACATATTTGATTGCAAAATATTTGATAAACAACAATTTTATAAATTCAGAAATCATAATTAATGAATATAAAAATTATTTTAATATTAAAGATGATTTTCAAAAGAATATGTAA
- a CDS encoding 3'-5' exonuclease, with amino-acid sequence MSAIKVNYNSENTGEERNKWKKVSEFNRFYFRNEGEELNEGAVSVNGLTDDVILSERKNIIQNTGIEYPLTFKEDMDNFFLFCQDTSHFVAHNIKFDRSFVDFPLQNQFDTMLTNIDIVKVNGSSYGNYKWPKLMECANYYNVPFEESQLHGSYYDVLIMFRIFFKMMKHKTGNKRIFEFLEKE; translated from the coding sequence ATGTCTGCAATAAAAGTGAATTATAATTCTGAAAATACTGGAGAAGAAAGAAATAAATGGAAAAAAGTGTCGGAATTTAACAGATTTTATTTCAGAAATGAAGGTGAAGAGTTAAATGAAGGTGCAGTTAGTGTAAATGGCTTGACAGATGATGTAATTTTAAGCGAAAGAAAAAATATTATTCAAAATACAGGAATTGAATATCCTTTGACTTTTAAGGAAGATATGGATAATTTCTTTTTATTTTGTCAGGACACAAGCCATTTTGTCGCCCATAACATAAAATTTGACAGAAGTTTCGTAGATTTTCCATTGCAAAATCAATTTGACACAATGCTAACAAATATAGACATTGTCAAAGTAAACGGTTCTTCATACGGAAATTATAAATGGCCAAAACTTATGGAATGTGCCAATTATTATAATGTTCCATTTGAAGAAAGCCAGTTGCACGGCAGTTATTATGATGTTTTAATAATGTTTAGAATATTTTTTAAAATGATGAAGCATAAGACTGGAAACAAACGGATTTTTGAATTTTTAGAAAAAGAGTAA
- the lepA gene encoding translation elongation factor 4: MLDQKNKRNFSIIAHIDHGKSTIADRLLEQTGTVTQREMVDQLLDSMDLEREKGITIKAQAVTLKYKARNGETYELNLIDTPGHVDFIYEVSRSLAACDGALLVVDAAQGIEAQTLANVYLALENDLEILPVINKIDLPSADPDKVKLEIEEVIGLPADDAVLVSGKTGFGIEDLLESIIKHIPAPKGEIDNPLKALIFDSHYDDFRGVITYIRIIEGKIAKGDRIKIMSTEKEFDVLEVGIFSPKMKEVDELTVGSVGYIITGIKSIKDTQVGDTITHVKNPTDTALEGYRPALSMVFAGIYPVSTDDYEDLREALEKLQLNDASLSYAPETSLALGFGFRCGFLGLLHMEIVVERLRREFNIDLISTAPSVKYNVTPEQGEMIVIDNPAEFPEGKKYIEEPYVKGTIIVPKDYVGNVMELCQEKRGTFLNMNYLDETRTMISYDLPLAEIVIDFYDKLKSRTKGYASFEYEMIGYKESDLVKVDILVSGNPVDAFSFIAHKDNAYYRGRAIVEKLKDVIPRQQFEIPLQAALGTKIIARETIKALRKNVLAKCYGGDITRKKKLLEKQKEGKKRMKAIGNVEIPQEAFLSVLKLND, translated from the coding sequence ATGTTGGATCAAAAAAATAAAAGAAATTTTTCGATAATAGCACATATTGATCATGGAAAATCCACTATTGCAGACAGGCTTTTGGAGCAGACAGGAACTGTAACGCAAAGGGAAATGGTAGATCAGCTGTTAGATAGCATGGATTTAGAAAGGGAAAAAGGGATAACGATTAAGGCACAGGCAGTTACATTAAAGTATAAGGCTCGAAACGGGGAGACTTATGAGTTAAATTTAATTGATACACCGGGACACGTCGATTTTATTTACGAAGTATCAAGATCGCTTGCAGCTTGTGACGGGGCCTTGCTTGTAGTTGATGCCGCACAGGGAATTGAAGCACAGACATTGGCAAATGTGTATTTGGCTTTGGAAAACGATTTGGAAATATTGCCTGTAATAAACAAGATTGACTTGCCTTCAGCAGATCCTGATAAGGTTAAGCTGGAAATAGAGGAAGTTATTGGGCTTCCAGCAGATGATGCTGTTCTTGTTTCTGGAAAAACTGGATTTGGAATTGAAGATTTGCTGGAATCAATTATTAAGCATATTCCTGCACCTAAAGGAGAAATTGACAATCCTTTGAAAGCGTTAATTTTCGACTCGCATTATGATGATTTTAGAGGAGTTATAACGTATATTAGAATAATTGAAGGGAAAATTGCAAAAGGGGACAGAATTAAGATTATGTCTACCGAAAAGGAATTTGACGTATTGGAAGTTGGAATTTTCTCGCCTAAAATGAAGGAAGTTGATGAATTGACAGTTGGCTCAGTTGGATATATTATTACAGGAATTAAGTCAATCAAAGATACACAAGTTGGGGATACAATTACACATGTGAAAAATCCGACAGATACAGCTCTTGAAGGTTATCGTCCTGCATTAAGCATGGTTTTTGCGGGAATTTATCCAGTTTCAACAGATGATTATGAAGATTTAAGAGAGGCATTGGAAAAATTACAGTTGAATGATGCTTCTTTATCTTATGCTCCAGAGACTTCACTTGCATTGGGATTTGGATTCAGATGTGGATTCTTAGGGCTTTTACACATGGAAATAGTTGTAGAAAGATTGCGTCGTGAATTCAACATTGACTTGATTTCAACAGCACCGTCGGTTAAATATAATGTAACACCTGAACAAGGGGAAATGATTGTAATTGACAACCCTGCAGAATTTCCAGAAGGGAAAAAGTACATTGAAGAGCCTTATGTAAAAGGGACAATTATTGTTCCAAAGGATTATGTTGGAAATGTAATGGAACTTTGTCAGGAAAAAAGAGGAACTTTCCTTAATATGAATTACCTTGATGAAACTCGTACAATGATTAGTTACGACTTGCCACTTGCAGAGATAGTAATTGATTTTTATGATAAATTGAAATCACGTACAAAAGGGTATGCTTCGTTTGAATATGAAATGATTGGATACAAGGAATCAGACTTGGTAAAAGTGGATATTTTGGTAAGTGGAAATCCAGTAGATGCCTTTTCATTCATTGCCCATAAAGATAATGCCTATTACAGAGGACGTGCAATCGTTGAAAAATTAAAAGATGTAATTCCAAGACAGCAGTTTGAAATACCATTACAGGCTGCATTGGGTACAAAAATAATTGCAAGGGAAACAATTAAGGCACTTAGAAAGAACGTACTTGCAAAATGTTATGGTGGAGATATTACACGTAAGAAAAAATTATTAGAAAAACAAAAAGAAGGTAAAAAACGTATGAAGGCAATCGGAAATGTAGAAATACCGCAAGAGGCGTTTTTATCAGTATTAAAACTAAATGATTAA
- a CDS encoding YdcF family protein: MKNTIIISIKISIILFVFLFCFVQYFIIKEYTTDRKAVNENKKVDYVIILGARVKGENPTKSLMERIKAATEYLKKNLEVKVIATGGQGKNEGVAEGLAIKRELLKNGISEDRIILEDKSKNTVENFRFSLEKIENIENSKNILNNNKKNQKIKVLIVTNDYHIFRSKNIARKVGFDNGNYEIYGLPAKTLLISIPKSYFREFLSNINYFIFQSGNQLKVK; the protein is encoded by the coding sequence ATGAAGAATACAATTATAATATCAATAAAAATTTCTATTATCTTATTTGTTTTTTTATTTTGCTTTGTGCAATATTTTATAATAAAAGAATATACAACTGATAGAAAAGCCGTAAATGAGAATAAAAAAGTAGATTATGTAATAATACTGGGAGCAAGAGTAAAAGGAGAAAACCCGACTAAATCACTTATGGAAAGGATAAAGGCTGCAACGGAGTATTTAAAGAAAAATCTAGAAGTTAAGGTTATTGCAACTGGTGGACAAGGTAAAAATGAAGGTGTTGCTGAAGGATTGGCGATAAAAAGGGAACTTTTGAAAAATGGAATTAGTGAGGATAGAATTATTTTGGAGGACAAATCTAAGAATACTGTTGAAAATTTTAGGTTTAGTCTCGAGAAGATAGAAAATATTGAAAATAGTAAAAATATTTTAAACAATAATAAAAAAAATCAAAAAATAAAAGTATTGATTGTAACGAATGATTATCATATTTTCCGTTCTAAAAATATTGCTAGAAAAGTTGGATTTGATAATGGAAATTATGAAATTTACGGACTTCCAGCGAAAACACTGCTTATTTCCATACCAAAATCATATTTTAGAGAATTTTTGTCAAATATAAATTATTTTATTTTTCAATCTGGGAATCAGTTAAAAGTTAAATAA
- the vapD gene encoding endoribonuclease VapD, with product MYAIAFDLKIDDLKKNYGDPYNRAYDEIRQELEMLGFEWTQGSLYVNSTEKNTLAEVYKAITKLKSIEWFKNSVRDIRAFKVEDWSDFTAIVKE from the coding sequence ATGTATGCAATTGCATTTGATTTAAAAATTGATGATTTGAAAAAAAATTATGGTGATCCATATAATAGGGCTTACGATGAAATTCGACAGGAATTGGAGATGCTAGGTTTTGAATGGACACAGGGCAGTTTATATGTGAATAGTACTGAAAAAAATACTTTAGCTGAAGTTTATAAAGCCATAACAAAACTAAAATCTATCGAATGGTTTAAAAATTCTGTAAGGGATATTAGAGCTTTTAAAGTTGAAGATTGGAGTGATTTTACAGCTATAGTGAAAGAATAA
- a CDS encoding type II toxin-antitoxin system Phd/YefM family antitoxin, giving the protein MLVVSFSTMRNNLKSYCDKAVKENEDVIVTRKNEENVVLINLEKYNQFLKAVQNAEYLAKIDRGFSQMKSGKGQVHDLIEVDDE; this is encoded by the coding sequence ATGTTAGTTGTAAGTTTTTCAACTATGAGAAATAATTTAAAAAGTTATTGTGATAAAGCAGTGAAAGAAAATGAAGATGTAATTGTAACAAGAAAAAATGAAGAAAATGTAGTTTTAATAAATCTTGAAAAATATAATCAATTTTTGAAAGCAGTCCAAAATGCTGAATATCTTGCAAAAATAGATAGAGGGTTTTCTCAGATGAAAAGTGGAAAAGGACAAGTTCATGATTTAATCGAGGTCGACGATGAATAA
- a CDS encoding Txe/YoeB family addiction module toxin: MNKLWTDDGWADYLYWQSQDKKTLKRINELIKDIERNGVLNGIGKPEALKYRKGFSRRIDETNRLVYAIDENGVLWIISCRGHY, translated from the coding sequence ATGAATAAATTATGGACTGATGATGGCTGGGCAGATTATTTATATTGGCAATCTCAAGATAAAAAAACTTTAAAAAGGATTAACGAACTCATAAAAGATATTGAAAGAAATGGAGTATTGAATGGAATAGGCAAACCTGAAGCTTTGAAATATAGAAAAGGATTTAGTCGAAGAATTGACGAAACTAACAGGCTTGTCTATGCTATTGATGAAAATGGAGTTTTATGGATAATTTCTTGTAGAGGACATTATTAA
- a CDS encoding ABC transporter ATP-binding protein, protein MSKNKKAKNSQSRNQIKGLIRLLGYMFKHYKIQTLFVIVFICLSSFGMVIGTMYSKELIDGIIIPNIGKNNPNFINELVRLILKMAVVYGGAVICTYIYEIFMIYVAQGTLKRLRDDVFIHMESLPIKYFDTNAHGDIMSVYSSDIDALRNMMVESLSQVISSIITIVSVLISMFILNIPLAIFVVIMIIIMIITTKTISSKSSKNYTAQQRNIGIVNGYVEEMIEGLKVVKVFSYEKKADERFNKLNTALFNRANNAMKFANILGPAVGNLGNINFVLTAVLGSIIVFNNIAGFTIGGLVSFLQFIKVINQPVSQIAQQLTSVILASAGAQRVFNLLDQTPEQDNGYVTLVNANIDENGKITETEKHTGAWAWKYPHSDGTISYERLMGDVVFEDVTFGYNDEKTILHNINLYAKPGEKIAFVGATGAGKTTITNLINRFYDINSGKIRYDGINIKKIKKQDLRESLGIVLQDTHLFSGTVADNIRYGKLDATDEEVRAAAKLANADHFIKHLPQGYDTYLSGDGSSLSQGQRQLLSIARAAIADPPVLILDEATSSIDTRTEKIVQEGMDKLMVGRTVFVIAHRLSTIKNSDVIMVLDQGKIIERGNHDELIEQRGTYYQLYTGGFENQ, encoded by the coding sequence ATGAGTAAAAACAAAAAAGCTAAAAATTCGCAATCACGAAATCAGATAAAAGGATTAATTCGATTACTTGGATATATGTTTAAGCATTATAAAATACAGACGCTATTTGTTATTGTATTTATTTGTTTGAGTTCATTTGGAATGGTTATTGGGACAATGTATTCAAAAGAATTGATTGATGGAATCATTATTCCTAACATTGGGAAAAATAATCCCAACTTTATCAATGAGCTTGTGAGACTAATTTTAAAAATGGCGGTCGTATATGGCGGAGCTGTAATTTGTACATATATTTATGAAATATTTATGATTTACGTTGCACAGGGAACGTTAAAAAGATTAAGGGATGATGTATTTATACATATGGAATCACTTCCTATAAAATATTTTGATACAAATGCACATGGAGATATAATGAGTGTCTATTCAAGTGATATTGACGCTTTAAGAAATATGATGGTTGAAAGTCTGTCACAGGTAATATCATCGATTATTACAATTGTAAGTGTCCTTATTTCAATGTTCATCTTAAATATTCCACTAGCAATTTTCGTAGTAATAATGATTATTATTATGATTATTACAACAAAAACTATTTCTTCAAAAAGTTCAAAAAACTATACTGCTCAACAAAGAAATATCGGTATTGTAAATGGATATGTAGAAGAAATGATAGAAGGACTGAAAGTTGTAAAAGTATTTTCATACGAAAAAAAAGCCGACGAACGTTTTAACAAACTAAATACTGCATTATTTAACAGGGCGAACAATGCGATGAAATTTGCAAACATTCTAGGTCCTGCTGTGGGAAATCTTGGAAATATAAACTTTGTACTTACAGCGGTTCTTGGCTCAATAATTGTGTTTAATAATATTGCAGGTTTTACAATCGGAGGGCTTGTATCGTTTTTACAGTTTATAAAAGTAATAAATCAACCTGTTTCACAAATTGCACAGCAATTAACATCAGTAATACTGGCATCGGCTGGAGCTCAAAGAGTATTTAACCTGTTAGATCAGACACCTGAACAAGATAACGGCTATGTAACTCTTGTAAATGCAAATATTGATGAAAATGGAAAAATTACAGAAACAGAAAAGCACACAGGTGCATGGGCTTGGAAATATCCGCATTCTGATGGAACAATTTCTTATGAAAGACTAATGGGAGATGTTGTTTTTGAAGATGTAACATTTGGCTATAACGATGAAAAGACAATACTTCACAATATCAATCTTTATGCTAAGCCAGGAGAAAAAATTGCCTTCGTTGGTGCAACAGGAGCTGGAAAAACTACAATTACAAACTTAATTAACAGATTTTACGATATTAATTCTGGAAAAATCCGATATGATGGAATTAACATTAAAAAAATAAAAAAACAGGATTTAAGAGAATCGCTTGGAATTGTATTACAGGACACACACTTATTCTCTGGAACAGTTGCCGACAACATCAGATACGGAAAACTTGATGCTACAGACGAAGAAGTACGTGCAGCCGCAAAACTTGCCAACGCCGATCATTTTATAAAACACTTGCCACAAGGCTACGACACTTACTTAAGCGGTGATGGTTCCAGCCTTTCACAAGGACAACGGCAATTATTATCAATAGCAAGAGCGGCAATCGCCGATCCACCAGTTTTAATTCTAGATGAAGCAACTTCAAGCATTGATACAAGAACAGAAAAAATTGTACAGGAAGGAATGGATAAGTTAATGGTAGGAAGAACAGTATTCGTAATTGCTCACAGACTTTCAACTATTAAAAATTCTGATGTGATAATGGTACTTGATCAAGGAAAAATTATTGAACGTGGAAATCACGATGAACTGATTGAACAAAGAGGGACTTATTATCAGCTTTATACAGGGGGATTTGAAAATCAGTAA
- a CDS encoding ABC transporter ATP-binding protein, which yields MLKKLFSHLGEYKKSALISPVFIGIEVIFEMLIPTLMAVIIDDGLNGNNGKGDMKFIVIMGLATFGVAMLSLLCGIQASKYASYASAGFAKNLRKDLFSKIQSFSFTNIDKFSTAGLITRFTTDVNNIQNSFQLLIRGFVRAPLMMCVAIFMSFMISPKLSMIFIVAVLFLGSFLAFVIFKVHPIFTAAIKKYDDINSSLQENINGIRVVKAYIREKYETGKFKKATENLRSMLLKGEKIIIFVSPVMQITVFGCILLLSWFGAKMIVVNELTTGQLTSLFAYTTNILMSLLMLAMMLVNIVFSRASGDRIVMVLDEEPSIKNPENGITEVKDGSIVFKNVNFSYSNNPDVLNLTKINLEIKSGETIGIIGGTGSAKSALVQLIPRLYDVLDGELLVGGVNVKDYDIKTLRDNVAMVLQKNVLFSGTIKDNLRWGNENATDKEMEHACKLAQADEFIQKFPKKYDTRIERGGANVSGGQRQRLCIARALLKSPKILILDDSTSAVDTKTDKLIREAFKNELPHITKIIIGQRVSSIRDSDKILVLEDGIITAAGTHDELLKTSKVYREVYQSQTEGSDK from the coding sequence ATGTTAAAAAAACTATTTTCCCATCTTGGGGAGTATAAAAAAAGTGCGTTAATTTCGCCAGTATTTATTGGAATAGAAGTTATTTTTGAAATGCTTATTCCAACACTTATGGCTGTGATTATAGATGACGGGCTTAATGGAAATAATGGCAAGGGAGATATGAAATTTATTGTAATAATGGGACTTGCAACGTTCGGAGTGGCTATGCTGTCGTTGTTGTGTGGAATACAGGCTAGTAAATACGCTTCTTATGCTTCGGCTGGATTTGCTAAAAACTTGAGAAAGGATTTATTTTCTAAGATACAGTCTTTTTCATTCACTAATATTGATAAATTTTCTACAGCTGGACTGATTACAAGATTTACGACAGATGTTAATAACATTCAGAATTCGTTTCAGTTATTAATCAGAGGATTTGTAAGGGCTCCGCTTATGATGTGCGTTGCTATATTTATGTCATTTATGATAAGTCCAAAATTGTCGATGATATTTATTGTTGCAGTTTTATTTTTAGGAAGTTTTTTAGCCTTCGTTATTTTTAAGGTGCATCCAATTTTTACAGCTGCAATTAAAAAATATGATGACATAAATTCCAGCCTTCAGGAAAACATTAATGGTATTCGTGTTGTAAAAGCATATATTCGTGAAAAATATGAAACTGGAAAATTTAAGAAAGCTACAGAAAATTTGAGAAGTATGCTGTTAAAAGGGGAAAAGATTATAATATTTGTATCTCCTGTAATGCAGATAACAGTATTTGGTTGTATTTTACTACTTTCATGGTTCGGGGCAAAGATGATTGTTGTAAATGAGCTCACAACTGGGCAGCTTACAAGTCTTTTTGCTTATACAACCAATATTCTTATGAGTCTTCTTATGCTAGCAATGATGCTTGTAAATATTGTATTTTCAAGAGCGTCTGGAGATAGGATTGTAATGGTGCTGGATGAGGAGCCAAGCATTAAAAATCCTGAAAATGGGATAACAGAGGTAAAAGACGGTTCAATCGTGTTTAAAAACGTGAATTTCAGTTACAGCAACAATCCTGATGTGTTGAATTTGACAAAAATCAATCTAGAAATAAAGTCTGGAGAAACTATTGGAATTATTGGGGGAACTGGAAGTGCAAAATCGGCTCTTGTTCAGTTAATTCCAAGATTATATGATGTTCTAGATGGGGAACTTCTAGTTGGCGGAGTGAATGTAAAGGACTATGATATAAAGACGCTTAGGGATAATGTGGCGATGGTTCTTCAAAAAAATGTGCTGTTTTCAGGAACTATAAAGGATAATTTACGTTGGGGAAATGAAAATGCAACTGACAAGGAAATGGAACATGCCTGCAAATTGGCACAAGCCGATGAGTTTATTCAGAAATTTCCTAAAAAATATGATACTCGTATCGAACGTGGCGGAGCAAATGTGTCTGGAGGGCAAAGACAAAGGTTGTGTATTGCTAGAGCCTTGCTGAAATCTCCCAAAATATTAATTTTAGATGATTCTACAAGTGCAGTTGACACAAAGACAGACAAACTAATAAGAGAAGCCTTCAAAAATGAATTACCACACATTACAAAAATTATTATTGGTCAAAGAGTATCATCAATAAGAGATTCTGATAAAATATTAGTTCTGGAAGATGGAATTATTACAGCTGCAGGGACACACGATGAATTGCTTAAAACAAGCAAGGTATATCGTGAAGTTTATCAATCCCAGACAGAAGGGAGTGATAAGTAA
- a CDS encoding esterase family protein — MQVEYRKEYSHNLGREMEFKRYGHAGKPVLVFPSQDGDCNQYEEFGMVDVLSDYIEQGRLQLFCVGSVDRESWSDLNGNPRYRIEMQEKWFNFIANEFVPRIQDISWRSDIIVTGCSMGGAHAGILFFRRPDLFDTLISLSGMFDASMFFGDYKDDLVYNNSVVDFLRDMPWDHYYLDLYRQKNIIVCIGQGAWEGELLPSNRELAHILYEKQVPAWTDFWGYDVAHDWDWWRLQIRYFMEHLDI; from the coding sequence ATGCAAGTAGAATACAGAAAAGAATACAGTCACAATCTTGGAAGAGAAATGGAATTTAAAAGATATGGGCATGCTGGAAAGCCAGTTTTAGTATTTCCTTCACAAGATGGAGATTGCAATCAATATGAAGAATTTGGGATGGTAGATGTTTTATCAGACTATATTGAACAAGGAAGATTGCAGCTGTTTTGCGTAGGAAGCGTTGACAGAGAAAGTTGGTCAGATCTGAATGGCAATCCAAGATACAGAATAGAAATGCAGGAAAAATGGTTTAACTTTATCGCAAATGAATTTGTGCCAAGAATACAGGATATTTCTTGGAGAAGTGATATTATTGTTACAGGATGTAGCATGGGAGGAGCTCACGCCGGAATTTTATTTTTCCGTAGACCTGACTTGTTTGACACGTTAATCTCGCTAAGTGGAATGTTTGATGCATCAATGTTCTTTGGAGATTATAAAGATGATTTAGTTTACAATAATTCTGTTGTTGACTTTTTAAGAGATATGCCTTGGGATCATTATTATTTGGATTTGTATAGACAAAAAAATATTATCGTATGTATCGGACAAGGTGCATGGGAAGGTGAATTACTTCCAAGTAATAGGGAACTAGCACATATTCTTTATGAAAAACAAGTTCCAGCATGGACAGATTTCTGGGGTTATGATGTTGCCCACGACTGGGATTGGTGGCGATTGCAAATAAGATATTTTATGGAGCATTTGGATATTTAA